A region of Sphingomonas sp. DNA encodes the following proteins:
- a CDS encoding SRPBCC family protein — protein sequence MRIAILTAALALAAPAAGEVKSVSAAGFEVENRVTVPAPPAEAYAALARIGQWWPSDHSWSGAAANMTLDPRAGGCFCEALPGSGGSVEHGRVVFAQPGQMLRLNAALGPLQGEAVTGTLTFAFAPAEGGGTEIVMNYLVGGLIRGPGPEGFAPIVDRVTALQLDGLRAHLTR from the coding sequence ATGCGCATCGCGATCCTGACCGCCGCCTTGGCGCTTGCCGCGCCCGCGGCCGGCGAGGTCAAATCCGTCTCCGCCGCCGGCTTCGAGGTCGAAAATCGCGTCACCGTGCCCGCCCCGCCGGCCGAGGCGTATGCGGCGCTGGCACGGATCGGCCAGTGGTGGCCGAGCGATCACAGCTGGTCCGGCGCAGCGGCGAACATGACGCTTGACCCGCGCGCCGGCGGCTGCTTCTGCGAGGCGCTGCCCGGTTCGGGCGGCTCGGTCGAGCATGGCCGGGTCGTCTTCGCCCAGCCGGGGCAAATGCTGCGCCTCAACGCCGCGCTCGGCCCGCTGCAGGGCGAAGCCGTGACGGGCACGCTCACCTTTGCCTTCGCGCCGGCGGAGGGCGGCGGCACGGAGATCGTCATGAACTACCTCGTCGGCGGCCTGATCCGCGGCCCCGGCCCGGAGGGTTTCGCGCCGATCGTGGACCGGGTCACGGCGCTGCAACTCGATGGCCTTCGCGCGCATCTGACGCGCTGA
- a CDS encoding caspase family protein → MPASAEVRALVLAISYDGAENTELRLANTLVDGRAIARSLRQAGLTDVRLVEEPDERRWEQELAGFIARLAPADIALVYYAGHAIQVSGRNYFLTADGTALIDVEQVMPRLTERARGTVMIIDACRNNPFQRNAPSQTVRIDRPESDTRDIATVSIPELQASHRGLSQLGNLRGLSAVVLFSTEPGNVAEDGTPGAGSPFANVAATELRRRQSLDTAFRRIAVAVNRSTQGRQSPWRQGDLPFDVYVAGMQSFPVP, encoded by the coding sequence GTGCCCGCCAGCGCCGAGGTGCGGGCGCTGGTGCTGGCGATCAGCTATGACGGGGCCGAAAATACCGAACTGCGCCTCGCCAACACCCTGGTCGACGGCCGCGCCATCGCCCGCTCGCTGCGCCAGGCCGGGCTGACCGACGTGCGGCTCGTCGAGGAGCCGGACGAACGGCGCTGGGAGCAGGAGCTGGCCGGCTTCATTGCGCGCCTGGCGCCGGCGGACATCGCCCTGGTCTATTATGCGGGCCACGCCATCCAGGTGTCGGGGCGTAACTATTTCCTGACCGCCGACGGCACCGCGCTGATCGACGTGGAGCAGGTGATGCCCCGGCTGACCGAGCGGGCGCGCGGCACGGTGATGATCATCGACGCCTGCCGCAACAATCCCTTCCAGCGCAATGCGCCTTCGCAGACCGTGCGCATCGACCGGCCGGAAAGCGACACCCGCGACATCGCGACCGTGTCGATTCCCGAGCTCCAGGCCTCGCATCGCGGCCTCAGCCAGCTCGGCAATCTGCGCGGCCTGTCGGCGGTGGTGCTGTTCTCGACCGAGCCGGGCAATGTCGCGGAGGACGGCACGCCCGGCGCCGGCAGTCCGTTCGCCAATGTCGCCGCGACGGAGCTGCGCCGCCGCCAGTCGCTCGACACCGCCTTCCGGCGGATCGCCGTCGCGGTGAACCGATCGACCCAGGGCCGGCAATCGCCGTGGCGCCAGGGCGACCTGCCGTTCGACGTCTATGTCGCGGGGATGCAGAGCTTCCCGGTTCCCTGA
- the gdhA gene encoding NADP-specific glutamate dehydrogenase has product MEGVKRRNPGQPEFVQAVQEVAEDIFEFMDDKEDYHRWQILRRIAEPDRIVSFRVCWEDDNHNIRVQRGYRVQNNNAIGPYKGGIRFHPSVNESILKFLAFEQTFKNALTGLPMGGGKGGANFNPKGKSDGEIMRFCQSFMTELYRHIGADVDVPAGDIGVGGREIGYMFGQYKRITNQFTGVLTGKGMEYGGSLIRPEATGYGAVYFLENMLKTKDRDLTGLSAVISGSGNVATHAAEKINQLGGKVLTLSDSQGFVHDPDGITQEKIDWVKAHKTRRRGRIADYAEEYRNATFHEGKTPWGVTCDVALPCATQNELLGEDARTLVKNGCIGVSEGANMPTDLEGVHVFKDAKLLYAPGKASNAGGVAVSGLEMSQNSERRAWKESELQQMLKDIMEGIHKSCLEYGDRGGGYTDYVKGANIAGFKKVADAMLAFGVV; this is encoded by the coding sequence ATGGAGGGCGTGAAGCGGCGCAATCCGGGCCAGCCCGAATTCGTCCAGGCGGTCCAGGAGGTGGCCGAGGACATTTTCGAGTTCATGGACGACAAGGAAGATTATCATCGCTGGCAGATCCTGCGCCGCATCGCCGAGCCCGACCGGATCGTTTCCTTCCGCGTCTGCTGGGAGGACGACAATCACAATATCCGCGTCCAGCGCGGCTATCGCGTCCAGAACAACAATGCGATCGGCCCCTATAAGGGCGGTATCCGCTTCCATCCCAGCGTGAACGAGAGCATCCTCAAGTTCCTCGCCTTCGAGCAGACCTTCAAGAACGCGCTGACCGGCCTGCCGATGGGCGGCGGCAAGGGCGGCGCGAACTTCAATCCGAAGGGCAAGTCGGACGGCGAGATCATGCGCTTCTGCCAGTCCTTCATGACCGAGCTCTACCGCCATATCGGCGCAGACGTGGACGTGCCGGCGGGCGATATCGGCGTCGGTGGGCGCGAGATCGGCTACATGTTCGGCCAGTACAAGCGGATCACCAACCAGTTCACCGGCGTCCTGACCGGCAAGGGCATGGAATATGGCGGCTCGCTGATCCGCCCGGAGGCGACCGGCTATGGCGCGGTCTATTTCCTCGAGAACATGCTGAAGACCAAGGACCGCGATCTCACCGGCCTGTCCGCCGTCATCTCCGGCTCCGGCAATGTCGCGACCCATGCGGCGGAGAAGATCAACCAATTGGGCGGCAAGGTGCTGACCCTGTCCGACAGCCAGGGCTTCGTCCACGATCCGGACGGCATCACCCAGGAGAAGATCGACTGGGTGAAGGCCCACAAGACCCGCCGGCGCGGCCGGATCGCCGATTATGCCGAGGAATACAGGAACGCGACCTTCCACGAGGGCAAAACGCCCTGGGGCGTGACATGCGACGTGGCGCTCCCCTGCGCGACCCAGAACGAATTGCTCGGCGAGGATGCGCGCACCCTGGTCAAGAACGGCTGTATCGGCGTCAGCGAAGGCGCCAACATGCCGACCGACCTGGAGGGCGTGCACGTCTTCAAGGACGCGAAGCTCCTCTACGCCCCCGGCAAGGCCTCCAATGCCGGCGGCGTCGCCGTCTCCGGCCTGGAGATGAGCCAGAACAGCGAGCGCCGCGCCTGGAAGGAAAGCGAGCTCCAGCAGATGCTCAAGGACATCATGGAGGGCATCCACAAAAGCTGCCTGGAATATGGCGACCGCGGCGGCGGCTATACCGACTATGTGAAGGGCGCGAACATTGCCGGCTTCAAGAAGGTCGCGGACGCGATGCTGGCGTTTGGGGTCGTTTGA
- a CDS encoding DEAD/DEAH box helicase, with protein sequence MTFEHLPPLLGEALAARGYAAPTPVQAAVLEAEADGRDLIVSAQTGSGKTVAFGLAIAPQLLEGGALPPAGAPLALVIAPTRELALQVSRELIWLYGKAGARIATCVGGMDPSKERRNLSHGAHVVVGTPGRLRDHLERGALDLSALRVAVLDEADEMLDMGFREDLEEILDATPQERRTLLFSATMPKPIVALARRYQRDALRISTIGEERGHGDITYQAMTVAPAEIEHAVVNLLRLHEADSALLFCATRDNVRRLHSSLTERGFNAVALSGEHSQSERNHALQALRDGRARILVATDVAARGIDLPKLSLVVHVELPRDAETLQHRSGRTGRAGKKGIAVLIVPYPRRRRVEVVMRGARIETQWIAPPTPADIARADRERMLAALLAPVEIEDEDRELAARLLEEKSPEEIAAALVRTHRARLPAAEELSDASTRPQRPEGPRPGFEDTIWFRMDVGRRHNADPRWLLPLLCRRGHITKSEIGAIRIAANETMFEVRREAAGKFAAALKRTAGRDADGEGDIRIEPVQGSPREAARANRRGGGPPPARHQAKPYRKGAKAKGRRG encoded by the coding sequence ATGACATTCGAACATCTTCCGCCGCTGCTCGGCGAGGCACTTGCCGCGCGCGGCTATGCGGCGCCGACGCCGGTGCAGGCCGCCGTACTGGAGGCCGAGGCCGATGGCCGCGACCTCATCGTTTCCGCCCAGACGGGCTCCGGCAAGACCGTCGCCTTCGGCCTCGCCATCGCGCCGCAATTGCTGGAGGGCGGCGCCCTTCCTCCGGCCGGCGCGCCGCTGGCTTTGGTCATCGCGCCGACGCGCGAGCTGGCGCTCCAGGTCAGCCGCGAGCTGATCTGGCTCTACGGCAAGGCGGGCGCGCGGATCGCGACCTGCGTCGGCGGGATGGACCCGTCGAAGGAGCGCCGCAACCTGTCCCACGGCGCCCATGTCGTGGTCGGCACGCCGGGACGGCTGCGCGACCATCTGGAGCGTGGCGCGCTGGACCTTTCGGCGCTGCGGGTCGCCGTGCTCGACGAGGCGGACGAGATGCTCGACATGGGCTTTCGCGAGGATCTGGAGGAGATCCTCGACGCGACGCCACAGGAACGGCGCACCCTGCTCTTCTCCGCGACCATGCCGAAGCCGATCGTGGCGCTCGCCAGACGCTATCAGCGCGACGCGCTGCGCATCTCGACGATCGGCGAAGAGCGCGGCCATGGCGACATCACCTATCAGGCGATGACCGTGGCGCCGGCCGAGATCGAGCATGCGGTGGTCAACCTGCTGCGGCTGCACGAAGCGGATTCGGCCCTTTTGTTCTGCGCCACGCGGGACAATGTGCGGCGGCTCCATTCCAGCCTGACCGAGCGCGGCTTCAACGCCGTGGCGCTGTCCGGCGAGCACAGCCAGAGCGAGCGCAACCATGCGCTGCAGGCGCTGCGCGACGGGCGCGCCCGCATCCTGGTCGCGACCGACGTGGCGGCGCGGGGGATCGACCTGCCGAAGCTCAGCCTGGTCGTCCATGTCGAGCTGCCGCGCGACGCGGAGACGCTCCAGCACCGTTCGGGGCGCACCGGACGGGCGGGCAAGAAGGGCATCGCCGTGCTCATCGTCCCCTATCCGCGCCGTCGCCGGGTCGAGGTGGTGATGCGCGGCGCGCGGATCGAGACGCAGTGGATCGCGCCGCCGACGCCGGCGGACATCGCGCGGGCCGACCGCGAGCGGATGCTGGCGGCCCTGCTCGCGCCGGTCGAGATCGAGGACGAGGATCGGGAGCTGGCCGCGCGGCTGCTCGAAGAGAAATCGCCCGAGGAGATCGCCGCCGCCTTGGTCCGCACGCATCGCGCCCGGCTGCCGGCGGCGGAGGAATTGTCCGACGCCAGTACCAGGCCGCAGCGCCCCGAGGGGCCGCGCCCCGGCTTCGAGGACACGATCTGGTTCCGGATGGATGTCGGACGGCGGCACAACGCCGATCCGCGCTGGCTGCTGCCTTTGCTGTGCCGGCGCGGGCACATCACCAAGAGCGAGATCGGCGCGATCCGGATCGCGGCGAACGAGACGATGTTCGAGGTGCGGCGCGAGGCGGCGGGCAAGTTCGCCGCGGCCTTGAAGCGGACTGCGGGCCGGGACGCGGACGGCGAGGGCGATATCCGGATCGAACCGGTGCAGGGGTCGCCGCGCGAGGCGGCGCGGGCGAACCGGCGCGGCGGTGGGCCGCCGCCGGCGCGGCATCAGGCCAAGCCGTATCGGAAGGGAGCGAAGGCGAAGGGGCGGCGAGGGTAG
- the rpsM gene encoding 30S ribosomal protein S13, with protein sequence MARIAGVNIPTNKRVEIALTYIHGIGRTKAKAITAKLGIPAERRVQDLTDQEVLHLRETIDADHMVEGDLRRETAMNIKRLMDLACYRGLRHRKGLPVRGQRTHTNARTRKGKAKPIAGKKK encoded by the coding sequence ATGGCACGTATCGCGGGCGTCAACATCCCGACCAACAAGCGCGTCGAGATCGCGCTGACCTACATCCACGGCATCGGCCGCACCAAGGCCAAGGCCATCACCGCCAAGCTGGGCATCCCCGCCGAGCGCCGCGTCCAGGACCTGACCGACCAGGAAGTCCTGCACCTGCGCGAGACGATCGACGCCGACCACATGGTCGAGGGCGACCTGCGGCGCGAGACGGCGATGAACATCAAGCGGCTGATGGATCTGGCCTGCTATCGCGGGCTTCGCCATCGCAAGGGCCTGCCGGTCCGCGGCCAGCGCACGCACACCAACGCGCGCACCCGCAAGGGCAAGGCCAAGCCGATCGCCGGGAAGAAGAAGTAG
- a CDS encoding NAD(P)/FAD-dependent oxidoreductase, with the protein MTAPTTYDAIILGAGGAGLMCAGVAGQRGRRVLVIDHAERPGKKILISGGGRCNFTNVHTAPDRFLSANPHFAKSALGRYTPADFIALVDRYKIAWHEKTLGQLFCDGSAKEIVGLLMAECAKGNVRIALGRPIAEVRHADGLYTVRYGDEAATAPALVIATGGPSIPKMGATGFAYDLARQFGLKVVEPRPALVPLTLSGEDLLFRELSGVSAEVVARAGKAAFREAALFTHRGLSGPAILQISSYWRKGEEIGVDFLPGQAADWPVAAKRARPKTHFHTLIGELLPDRLAEALAKRIGLRGELANLPDAKLRAAAARLADWRFRPNGSEGFAKAEVTVGGISTADLSSQTMEARKVPGLYAIGEAVDVTGWLGGYNFQWAWASGWAAGQAL; encoded by the coding sequence ATGACGGCGCCCACCACCTATGACGCGATCATCCTCGGCGCGGGCGGCGCCGGGTTGATGTGCGCGGGGGTGGCGGGGCAGCGCGGGCGGCGGGTGCTGGTGATCGACCATGCCGAGCGGCCGGGGAAGAAGATCCTGATCTCCGGCGGCGGGCGGTGCAACTTCACCAATGTCCACACCGCGCCCGACCGCTTCCTCTCCGCCAATCCGCATTTCGCCAAGTCGGCATTGGGACGCTACACGCCGGCCGACTTCATCGCGCTGGTCGATCGCTACAAGATCGCCTGGCACGAGAAGACGCTGGGGCAGCTCTTCTGCGACGGTTCGGCGAAGGAGATCGTCGGGCTGCTGATGGCCGAATGCGCGAAGGGAAATGTGCGGATCGCGCTGGGGCGCCCGATCGCGGAGGTGCGCCATGCGGACGGGCTTTACACGGTGCGATACGGCGACGAGGCCGCGACGGCGCCGGCGCTGGTGATCGCGACCGGCGGGCCGTCGATCCCGAAGATGGGCGCGACCGGCTTCGCCTACGATCTCGCCCGGCAATTCGGGCTCAAGGTGGTGGAGCCGCGCCCGGCGCTCGTGCCGCTGACGCTGAGCGGCGAGGATCTGCTGTTCCGCGAGCTGTCCGGCGTTTCCGCCGAGGTGGTGGCGCGGGCGGGCAAGGCGGCGTTTCGCGAGGCGGCATTGTTCACGCATCGCGGTTTATCAGGGCCGGCGATCCTGCAAATCTCCTCCTATTGGCGCAAAGGCGAGGAGATCGGCGTGGATTTCCTGCCGGGCCAGGCGGCGGACTGGCCGGTCGCGGCCAAGCGCGCGCGGCCGAAGACGCATTTCCACACCCTGATCGGCGAGCTGCTGCCGGACCGGCTGGCCGAAGCGCTGGCGAAGAGGATCGGCCTGCGGGGCGAGCTCGCCAACCTGCCCGACGCCAAGCTGCGCGCGGCGGCGGCGCGGCTGGCCGACTGGCGCTTCCGGCCCAATGGCAGCGAGGGCTTCGCCAAGGCGGAGGTGACGGTGGGCGGGATCAGCACCGCCGATCTCTCCTCGCAGACGATGGAGGCCCGCAAGGTGCCCGGCCTTTACGCGATCGGCGAGGCGGTGGACGTCACCGGATGGCTGGGGGGCTATAATTTTCAGTGGGCATGGGCTAGCGGGTGGGCCGCCGGGCAGGCGCTGTAG
- the rpsK gene encoding 30S ribosomal protein S11, translated as MAREPQRLRRRERKNITAGVAHVNASFNNTMITITDAQGNAIAWSSAGMMGFKGSRKSTPYAAQVAAEDAGKKAAEHGVRTLEVEVKGPGSGRESALRALQAVGFTITSIRDVTPIPHNGVRPSKRRRV; from the coding sequence ATGGCACGTGAACCGCAGCGCCTCCGCCGTCGCGAGCGCAAGAACATCACCGCCGGCGTCGCCCATGTGAACGCCAGCTTCAACAACACGATGATCACCATCACCGACGCCCAGGGCAACGCCATCGCGTGGTCGTCGGCCGGCATGATGGGCTTCAAGGGCAGCCGCAAGTCGACGCCCTATGCCGCCCAGGTCGCCGCCGAGGACGCCGGCAAGAAGGCCGCCGAGCATGGCGTGCGTACGCTCGAGGTCGAGGTGAAGGGTCCGGGCTCGGGCCGCGAAAGCGCGCTGCGCGCCCTCCAGGCGGTCGGCTTCACGATCACCTCGATCCGCGACGTGACCCCGATCCCGCACAACGGCGTCCGCCCCTCCAAGCGCCGCCGCGTCTGA
- a CDS encoding adenylate kinase, whose protein sequence is MNIILLGPPGAGKGTQADRLVDDRGMVQLSTGDMLRAAVRAGTPVGLKAKAVMEAGELVSDEIVSALIDDKLAEMGPDTGAIFDGYPRTAAQADSLEDILAKHGRALDHVIELEVDEDALVDRITGRFTCASCGEGYHDRYKRPAVDGTCDECGGHDFKRRPDDNEETVRTRMAEYRAKTAPILPLYEARDLVRRVDGMGTIAEVGAAVDAILDG, encoded by the coding sequence ATGAACATCATCCTGCTCGGGCCGCCGGGCGCCGGCAAGGGCACGCAGGCGGACCGGCTGGTCGACGATCGCGGCATGGTCCAGCTGTCCACCGGCGACATGCTGCGCGCCGCCGTCAGGGCCGGCACGCCGGTCGGGCTCAAGGCGAAGGCGGTGATGGAGGCGGGCGAGCTCGTCTCCGACGAGATCGTCTCTGCGCTGATCGACGACAAGCTGGCGGAGATGGGCCCGGACACCGGCGCGATATTCGACGGCTATCCGCGCACCGCCGCCCAGGCCGACTCGCTTGAGGACATCCTGGCGAAGCATGGCCGCGCGCTCGATCATGTGATCGAGCTGGAGGTGGACGAGGACGCCCTGGTCGATCGCATCACCGGCCGCTTCACCTGCGCAAGCTGCGGCGAGGGCTATCACGACCGCTACAAGCGCCCGGCGGTGGACGGCACTTGCGACGAATGTGGCGGCCACGACTTCAAGCGCCGGCCGGACGACAATGAGGAGACGGTGCGTACCCGCATGGCCGAATATCGGGCCAAGACCGCACCGATCCTGCCGCTCTACGAAGCGCGCGACCTTGTCCGCCGCGTCGACGGCATGGGCACCATCGCCGAAGTCGGCGCCGCCGTGGACGCGATCCTGGACGGCTGA
- a CDS encoding DNA-directed RNA polymerase subunit alpha encodes MAVNAKNWQEMKKPNALEKKAGGDSRRKAAFVAEPLERGFGLTLGNSLRRVLLSSLQGAAVTSIKIEGVLHEFSSLAGVREDVTDIVLNVKQIALKMEGEGAKRLQLSATGPGEVTAGQIAVTGDIEVMNPDLVICHLDEGATLNMELVAETGKGYVAAAANRPADAPIGLIPVDALFSPVRQVSYKVENTRVGQELDYDKLTLTVDTDGTVSPDDALAYAARILQDQLQLFVHFDEGMVSVPTMAGIAAPSAEQSEADANQLNRYLLKKVDELELSVRSANCLKNDNIIYIGDLVQKTEAEMLRTPNFGRKSLNEIKEVLASMGLRLGMDIPGWPPENIEEMAKKLEQELLG; translated from the coding sequence ATGGCCGTCAACGCAAAGAACTGGCAGGAAATGAAGAAGCCCAACGCGCTGGAGAAGAAGGCCGGAGGCGACAGCCGCCGCAAGGCCGCGTTCGTCGCCGAGCCGCTCGAGCGCGGCTTCGGCCTGACGCTCGGCAACTCGCTCCGCCGCGTCCTCCTCTCCTCGCTCCAGGGCGCCGCCGTCACCTCGATCAAGATCGAGGGCGTGCTGCACGAGTTCAGCAGCCTCGCGGGCGTCCGCGAGGACGTGACCGACATCGTGCTCAACGTGAAGCAGATCGCGCTCAAGATGGAAGGCGAAGGCGCCAAGCGGCTCCAGCTTTCCGCCACCGGCCCGGGCGAGGTGACCGCCGGCCAGATCGCGGTGACCGGCGACATCGAGGTGATGAACCCCGATCTCGTCATCTGCCACCTCGACGAGGGCGCGACGCTGAACATGGAGCTCGTCGCCGAGACCGGCAAGGGCTATGTCGCCGCCGCCGCCAACCGCCCGGCCGACGCGCCGATCGGCCTGATCCCGGTCGACGCGCTGTTCAGCCCGGTGCGCCAGGTCAGCTACAAGGTCGAGAACACCCGCGTCGGGCAGGAGCTCGACTATGACAAGCTGACGCTGACCGTCGACACGGACGGCACGGTGAGCCCGGACGACGCGCTCGCTTATGCCGCGCGGATCCTGCAGGACCAGCTCCAGCTCTTCGTCCATTTCGACGAGGGCATGGTGAGCGTGCCGACCATGGCCGGCATCGCCGCGCCGAGCGCCGAGCAGAGCGAGGCCGACGCCAACCAGCTCAACCGCTACCTGCTCAAGAAGGTGGACGAGCTGGAGCTGTCGGTGCGCAGCGCCAACTGCCTCAAGAACGACAACATCATCTATATCGGCGACCTGGTCCAGAAGACCGAGGCCGAGATGCTCCGCACGCCGAATTTCGGCCGCAAGTCCCTGAACGAGATCAAGGAAGTGCTGGCGAGCATGGGCCTGCGGCTCGGCATGGACATCCCCGGCTGGCCGCCGGAGAATATCGAGGAAATGGCCAAGAAGCTCGAGCAGGAATTGCTGGGCTGA
- a CDS encoding beta-lactamase family protein yields MRILNGFVLALAAAFGTAASAATLNDRDRAAIEALEQRVVPLPGPRVPGDGPAPLARRMAERNVPAVSVAYIENGRVKWTRAYGEAVAGSGRVATPDTLFQAASMSKAVAAAGALRLVDRGRLSLDEDVNQRLRGWRVPDAPEASPERVTLRRLLSHTAGLSVAGYPGYAAGAGAPRIADSLAGRAPANTAAVRAFAVPGAQLAYSGGGYSVAQLLIAEQAGGDFARAMRDAVLRPARMTRSTFDQRLPANAAHGHNGQGVPVPGGANTYPELAAAGLWTTPADYGRFLIALQDSWAGRRGTLLTWRSARAMTAPVQAHYGLGVMVGNSDGRTIVTHGGSNEGFQCRFVAFLDGAREGLVIMTNGDNGGALAAAIQRTVADAYGWGNTALPPVPRAPDD; encoded by the coding sequence ATGCGCATTCTGAACGGGTTCGTCCTGGCGCTCGCCGCCGCGTTCGGCACGGCGGCGTCGGCCGCCACATTGAACGACCGCGACCGCGCCGCGATCGAGGCGTTGGAGCAGCGCGTCGTGCCGCTGCCCGGCCCGCGCGTTCCCGGCGACGGCCCGGCGCCGCTCGCCCGGCGCATGGCGGAGCGCAACGTGCCGGCGGTCAGCGTCGCCTATATCGAAAATGGCCGGGTCAAATGGACCCGCGCCTATGGCGAGGCGGTCGCCGGCTCGGGCCGCGTCGCCACGCCCGACACGCTCTTCCAGGCCGCCTCGATGAGCAAGGCGGTCGCCGCCGCCGGCGCGCTGCGCCTGGTCGATCGCGGTCGCCTGTCGCTCGACGAGGACGTCAACCAGCGCCTGCGCGGCTGGCGCGTGCCCGATGCGCCGGAGGCCAGCCCCGAGCGCGTCACCCTGCGCCGCCTGCTCAGCCACACCGCCGGGCTCAGCGTCGCCGGCTATCCCGGCTATGCCGCCGGCGCGGGCGCGCCGCGCATCGCCGACAGCCTTGCCGGGCGAGCGCCCGCCAACACCGCCGCGGTCCGCGCCTTCGCCGTGCCGGGCGCGCAGCTCGCTTATTCGGGCGGCGGCTACAGCGTCGCGCAGCTTCTGATCGCCGAGCAGGCGGGCGGCGATTTCGCCCGGGCCATGCGCGATGCCGTGCTGCGCCCCGCCCGGATGACCCGCTCGACCTTCGATCAGCGCCTGCCGGCCAACGCTGCCCACGGCCACAACGGCCAAGGCGTGCCGGTGCCGGGCGGCGCCAACACCTATCCCGAGTTGGCCGCCGCCGGCCTGTGGACGACGCCCGCGGACTATGGCCGCTTCCTGATCGCGCTGCAGGACTCCTGGGCCGGCCGGCGCGGCACGCTGCTCACCTGGCGGAGCGCCCGGGCGATGACGGCGCCGGTGCAGGCCCATTACGGCCTCGGCGTGATGGTCGGCAACAGCGACGGGCGCACGATCGTCACCCATGGCGGCTCGAACGAAGGCTTCCAGTGCCGCTTCGTCGCCTTCCTGGACGGCGCGCGCGAAGGGCTGGTGATCATGACCAACGGCGACAATGGCGGCGCGCTGGCCGCCGCCATCCAGCGCACCGTCGCCGACGCCTATGGCTGGGGCAACACCGCGCTCCCCCCCGTCCCCCGCGCGCCGGACGATTGA
- the secY gene encoding preprotein translocase subunit SecY yields MASTADQMVANLNLANFAKATELKKRLWFTLGALVVFRLLSFVPLPGIDPRSLAALFDTTRGGVLDFVNMFSGGGLERMSLIALGVMPYITASIVMQLASSMSPTLAALKKEGESGRKKINQYTRYGTVLLCTIQGYFMAVALESWGAGSGQSAVIDPGMMFRITVVISLVGGTMFLMWLGEQITSRGVGNGISLIIMAGIVAQLPTALAQLFEGGRTGSLDPFIIFVIMALAVALVLFICFMERAQRRVLIQYPKRQSARGQIQQERSHLPLKVNSANVIPPIFASSLLLMPLTIAQFAGQQQEADTVWGEFMITLTTSLQHGAPLYMFLYGALIVFFCFFYTAVVFNPEETAENLKKHGGFIPGIRPGKRTQEYLDYVLTRITVVGASYLTLTCLIPEYLIARAGIPFYLGGTSLIIVVNVTMDTVTQIQSHLLAHQYGDLIKKAKLKSGGPRRV; encoded by the coding sequence ATGGCATCCACCGCCGACCAGATGGTCGCCAATCTCAACCTGGCGAATTTCGCCAAGGCGACCGAGCTCAAGAAAAGGCTGTGGTTCACGCTCGGCGCGCTCGTCGTCTTCCGCCTGCTGTCGTTCGTGCCGCTGCCCGGCATCGATCCGCGCTCGCTGGCCGCCTTGTTCGATACCACGCGCGGCGGCGTGCTCGATTTCGTCAACATGTTCTCGGGCGGCGGCCTGGAGCGCATGAGCCTGATCGCGCTGGGCGTGATGCCCTACATCACCGCGTCGATCGTCATGCAGCTCGCCAGCTCGATGTCGCCGACGCTCGCGGCCCTCAAGAAAGAGGGCGAGAGCGGGCGCAAGAAAATCAACCAGTACACCCGCTACGGCACCGTTTTGCTCTGCACGATCCAGGGCTATTTCATGGCCGTGGCGCTGGAAAGCTGGGGTGCCGGCTCCGGCCAGTCGGCGGTGATCGATCCCGGCATGATGTTCCGCATCACCGTGGTGATCAGCCTGGTCGGCGGCACGATGTTCCTGATGTGGCTGGGCGAGCAGATCACCAGCCGGGGGGTCGGCAACGGCATCTCGCTCATCATCATGGCGGGCATCGTCGCCCAGCTGCCCACGGCGCTCGCCCAGCTGTTCGAAGGCGGCCGCACCGGCAGCCTCGATCCGTTCATCATCTTCGTCATCATGGCGCTGGCGGTCGCGCTCGTGTTGTTCATCTGCTTCATGGAACGCGCGCAGCGCCGGGTGCTGATCCAGTATCCCAAGCGCCAGAGCGCGCGCGGCCAGATCCAGCAGGAGCGCAGCCACCTGCCGCTCAAGGTCAACAGCGCGAACGTGATCCCGCCGATCTTCGCCTCGTCGCTGCTGCTGATGCCGCTGACCATCGCGCAATTCGCCGGTCAGCAGCAGGAAGCGGATACCGTCTGGGGCGAGTTCATGATCACGCTCACGACGTCGCTGCAGCACGGCGCGCCGCTCTACATGTTCCTCTATGGCGCGCTGATCGTCTTCTTCTGCTTCTTCTATACCGCCGTCGTCTTCAATCCGGAGGAGACGGCCGAGAATCTGAAGAAGCATGGCGGCTTCATTCCGGGCATCCGGCCGGGCAAGCGCACCCAGGAATATCTGGATTACGTGCTCACCCGCATCACCGTGGTCGGCGCGTCCTATCTGACGCTGACCTGCCTCATCCCGGAATATCTGATCGCGCGGGCGGGCATCCCCTTCTATCTGGGCGGCACCAGCCTGATCATCGTCGTCAATGTGACGATGGACACGGTGACCCAGATCCAGAGCCACCTGCTGGCGCATCAATATGGCGACCTCATCAAGAAGGCGAAGCTGAAGAGCGGGGGACCGCGGCGCGTCTAG